A genomic window from Scophthalmus maximus strain ysfricsl-2021 chromosome 17, ASM2237912v1, whole genome shotgun sequence includes:
- the wbp2nl gene encoding postacrosomal sheath WW domain-binding protein, which translates to MALNRNHSQNGGVLISNGESVLRECKNVELSFSDVACKTDLLKGTKKGTVYLTPYRMLFVSSNTKDCLGSAMFPYYMMKGCSIEQPVFAANYIKGTVSAEPGGGWEGQANFKMSFTSGGAIELGQHLFKLATNASRAGPAQNGAASYGYPSPGMMNGYGPTPPAPHGYPYPPPPQQNGFYQGAPPAPANMGYAYPTDAAGMYPSGLDYMAPPPPYPGPPQNWTAPPQNWTTPPQPQGNSKAAEAAGSAYYNPNDPHNVYMPMERPPPYAPYPEPPNKKNN; encoded by the exons ATGGCGCTGAATCGGAACCATTCGCAGAACGGCGGCGTTTTGATAAGCAACGGGGAAAG TGTTTTGAGGGAGTGTAAGAACGTGGAGCTGTCGTTCAGCGATGTCGCGTGCAAGACGGACCTGCTGAAGGGGACCAAGAAGGGCACCGTGTACCTCACACCGTACAGG ATGCTCTTTGTGTCCAGTAACACCAAGGATTGCCTGGGGTCAGCCATGTTCCCCTATTATATGATGAAGGGCTGCAGCATTGAGCAGCCAGTCTTTGCAGCAAACTACATCAAAGGCACAGTGTCAGCCGAGCCTGGCG GTGGTTGGGAGGGCCAGGCCAATTTCAAGATGTCATTCACCAGTGGAGGAGCCATCGAATTGGGACAGCATCTGTTCAAACTGGCCACAAATG CATCTCGTGCTGGCCCTGCCCAGAATGGTGCCGCCTCATATGGCTATCCTTCACCCGGGATGATGAATGGCTATGGCCCAACTCCGCCTGCTCCTCATGGCTATCCGTACCCACCCCCTCCTCAGCAGAATGGATTCTACCAAGGggctccccctgctcctgccAACATGGGCTATGCCTATCCAACAGATGCTGCAG GAATGTACCCATCAGGTTTGGACTACAtggcccctcctcccccttacCCCGGACCACCCCAAAATTGGACTGCGCCCCCTCAGAACTGGACAACACCACCACAACCTCAag GTAACTCCAAGGCGGCCGAGGCAGCAGGCAGTGCGTATTACAACCCCAATGATCCACACAATGTCTACATGCCCATG GAGCGGCCTCCACCATACGCACCTTATCCAGAACCTCctaacaagaaaaacaactga
- the LOC118289374 gene encoding zona pellucida sperm-binding protein 4-like isoform X1, which yields MSRAKLCWVSLALALAAQHCWCLSAAPMKKTPDRRRQLALPRVTCAVRSIKAVFGPTVKRNIHVRDMSGAMVPVPEDSCGVRVGREKNQNLLFYSRYDSCYVQIEGYKVVIPLQVQLTGEDQWFSVNISCPLIKRSREETPSNPTLLPGECGTDRALRVGCGHRTISSDACDKLGCCYDGHDFTCYYRLNACSVDGHFVFSVKATDTDPPITPSSLIVKDQPQCFPEVTTPDTAVFKIGVTDCGAKKKVDGDVVIYEVEVEELYSENRARHSPFSVGVFSLQVQCEYAAADLKRAADLRSLYAVTNPPPVVALGTIRVQMRIATDASFTSFFPEEQLPLTLPLREAAYVEVSIAQPSPDPTLSLRVQDCFAYPGSRHSVWMLLYDGCPNPLDNMRSSVPVDKQGKTTSHSQVRRFDVKTFAFLDPHTGHPSGEEMYFYCWVEICTDDDDCAQSCALISSEGERRRRRRRRGTTSESDQLHLVSSGPLLLGQNNTEVEENPCVRQNTMFQVTVYILSGVGAALLLVLLFTLWSSLAKCQKTETQQACDARVDIEQCQ from the exons ATGAGTCGTGCGAAACTGTGTTGGGTTTCCTTAGCTCTTGCCCTCGCGGCTCAGCACTGCTGGTGTCTCTCAGCCGCCCCGATGAAGAAGACGCCAGATCGGAGGCGACAGCTCGCCCTGCCGAGAGTCACCTGCGCGGTCCGAAGTATAAAAGCTGTGTTCGGTCCAACAGTCAAAAGGAATATACATGTCAGAG aTATGTCAGGGGCCATGGTCCCAGTGCCAGAGGACTCCTGTGGCGTGAGAGTTGGTagagagaaaaaccaaaacctcCTCTTCTACAGCAGATATGACAGCTGCTACGTGCAGATCGag GGCTACAAAGTGGTCATACCTCTGCAGGTCCAGCTGACCGGAGAGGATCAATGGTTCAGCGTCAACATCAGCTGTCCCCTGATAAAGAGAAGCCGAGAGGAGACTCCGTCCAACCCGACAC TGTTGCCTGGAGAGTGCGGCACGGACAGAGCTCTGCGAGTGGGCTGCGGCCATCGAACCATTTCTAGTGATGCCTGCGACAAACTAGGATGCTGCTACGATGGTCATGATTTCACCTGCTACTACAGACTCAATG CCTGCTCTGTGGACGGACACTTTGTGTTCTCAGTGAAGGCCACAGACACGGACCCGCCGATCACTCCCAGCAGCCTCATAGTCAAGGATCAGCCACAGTGTTTCCCCGAGGTCACCACTCCAGACACGGCTGTCTTCAAGATTGGAGTCACGGACTGTGGCGCGAAGAAGAAG GTAGATGGAGATGTTGTGATCTATgaggtggaagtggaggagcTGTACTCTGAAAATAGAGCAAGACATTCTCCattcag CGTTGGGGTTTTCAGTCTCCAGGTCCAGTGTGAATATGCGGCGGCAGACCTGAAGCGCGCAGCAGACTTGCGGTCCCTGTATGCGGTGACGAACCCCCCACCTGTGGTTGCACTGGGAACCATCAGAGTGCAGATGAGAATAGCCACAG ATGCATCGTTCACATCCTTCTTTCCCGAAGAGCAGCTTCCACTAACTTTGCCCCTGCGCGAAGCTGCGTATGTAGAAGTTTCGATCGCCCAACCGTCCCCGGACCCCACGCTTTCCCTGCGTGTGCAGGACTGCTTTGCCTACCCCGGGTCCAGACACTCTGTGTGGATGCTTCTCTATGATGG ATGCCCAAATCCTTTGGATAACATGAGAAGCTCTGTCCCCGTTGACAAGCAGGGGAAGACTACCTCCCACTCCCAAGTGAGGAGGTTTGATGTCAAGACCTTTGCCTTCTTGGACCCTCACACAGGCCATCCAAGTGGGGAGGAA ATGTACTTCTATTGTTGGGTGGAAATCTGCACAGATGATGACGACTGTGCACAGAGCTGTGCCCTCATTT CATctgagggtgagaggaggaggaggaggaggagaagagggaccACGTCCGAGTCCGACCAGCTCCATTTGGTGTCCTCGGGGCCGCTGCTGCTGGGTCAGAACAACACCGAAGTGGAAGAGAATCCATGCGTGAGACAGAACACAA
- the LOC118289374 gene encoding zona pellucida sperm-binding protein 4-like isoform X2: MSRAKLCWVSLALALAAQHCWCLSAAPMKKTPDRRRQLALPRVTCAVRSIKAVFGPTVKRNIHVRDMSGAMVPVPEDSCGVRVGREKNQNLLFYSRYDSCYVQIEGYKVVIPLQVQLTGEDQWFSVNISCPLIKRSREETPSNPTLLPGECGTDRALRVGCGHRTISSDACDKLGCCYDGHDFTCYYRLNACSVDGHFVFSVKATDTDPPITPSSLIVKDQPQCFPEVTTPDTAVFKIGVTDCGAKKKVDGDVVIYEVEVEELYSENRARHSPFSLQVQCEYAAADLKRAADLRSLYAVTNPPPVVALGTIRVQMRIATDASFTSFFPEEQLPLTLPLREAAYVEVSIAQPSPDPTLSLRVQDCFAYPGSRHSVWMLLYDGCPNPLDNMRSSVPVDKQGKTTSHSQVRRFDVKTFAFLDPHTGHPSGEEMYFYCWVEICTDDDDCAQSCALISSEGERRRRRRRRGTTSESDQLHLVSSGPLLLGQNNTEVEENPCVRQNTMFQVTVYILSGVGAALLLVLLFTLWSSLAKCQKTETQQACDARVDIEQCQ; this comes from the exons ATGAGTCGTGCGAAACTGTGTTGGGTTTCCTTAGCTCTTGCCCTCGCGGCTCAGCACTGCTGGTGTCTCTCAGCCGCCCCGATGAAGAAGACGCCAGATCGGAGGCGACAGCTCGCCCTGCCGAGAGTCACCTGCGCGGTCCGAAGTATAAAAGCTGTGTTCGGTCCAACAGTCAAAAGGAATATACATGTCAGAG aTATGTCAGGGGCCATGGTCCCAGTGCCAGAGGACTCCTGTGGCGTGAGAGTTGGTagagagaaaaaccaaaacctcCTCTTCTACAGCAGATATGACAGCTGCTACGTGCAGATCGag GGCTACAAAGTGGTCATACCTCTGCAGGTCCAGCTGACCGGAGAGGATCAATGGTTCAGCGTCAACATCAGCTGTCCCCTGATAAAGAGAAGCCGAGAGGAGACTCCGTCCAACCCGACAC TGTTGCCTGGAGAGTGCGGCACGGACAGAGCTCTGCGAGTGGGCTGCGGCCATCGAACCATTTCTAGTGATGCCTGCGACAAACTAGGATGCTGCTACGATGGTCATGATTTCACCTGCTACTACAGACTCAATG CCTGCTCTGTGGACGGACACTTTGTGTTCTCAGTGAAGGCCACAGACACGGACCCGCCGATCACTCCCAGCAGCCTCATAGTCAAGGATCAGCCACAGTGTTTCCCCGAGGTCACCACTCCAGACACGGCTGTCTTCAAGATTGGAGTCACGGACTGTGGCGCGAAGAAGAAG GTAGATGGAGATGTTGTGATCTATgaggtggaagtggaggagcTGTACTCTGAAAATAGAGCAAGACATTCTCCattcag TCTCCAGGTCCAGTGTGAATATGCGGCGGCAGACCTGAAGCGCGCAGCAGACTTGCGGTCCCTGTATGCGGTGACGAACCCCCCACCTGTGGTTGCACTGGGAACCATCAGAGTGCAGATGAGAATAGCCACAG ATGCATCGTTCACATCCTTCTTTCCCGAAGAGCAGCTTCCACTAACTTTGCCCCTGCGCGAAGCTGCGTATGTAGAAGTTTCGATCGCCCAACCGTCCCCGGACCCCACGCTTTCCCTGCGTGTGCAGGACTGCTTTGCCTACCCCGGGTCCAGACACTCTGTGTGGATGCTTCTCTATGATGG ATGCCCAAATCCTTTGGATAACATGAGAAGCTCTGTCCCCGTTGACAAGCAGGGGAAGACTACCTCCCACTCCCAAGTGAGGAGGTTTGATGTCAAGACCTTTGCCTTCTTGGACCCTCACACAGGCCATCCAAGTGGGGAGGAA ATGTACTTCTATTGTTGGGTGGAAATCTGCACAGATGATGACGACTGTGCACAGAGCTGTGCCCTCATTT CATctgagggtgagaggaggaggaggaggaggagaagagggaccACGTCCGAGTCCGACCAGCTCCATTTGGTGTCCTCGGGGCCGCTGCTGCTGGGTCAGAACAACACCGAAGTGGAAGAGAATCCATGCGTGAGACAGAACACAA
- the LOC118289374 gene encoding zona pellucida sperm-binding protein 4-like isoform X3, which translates to MKKTPDRRRQLALPRVTCAVRSIKAVFGPTVKRNIHVRDMSGAMVPVPEDSCGVRVGREKNQNLLFYSRYDSCYVQIEGYKVVIPLQVQLTGEDQWFSVNISCPLIKRSREETPSNPTLLPGECGTDRALRVGCGHRTISSDACDKLGCCYDGHDFTCYYRLNACSVDGHFVFSVKATDTDPPITPSSLIVKDQPQCFPEVTTPDTAVFKIGVTDCGAKKKVDGDVVIYEVEVEELYSENRARHSPFSVGVFSLQVQCEYAAADLKRAADLRSLYAVTNPPPVVALGTIRVQMRIATDASFTSFFPEEQLPLTLPLREAAYVEVSIAQPSPDPTLSLRVQDCFAYPGSRHSVWMLLYDGCPNPLDNMRSSVPVDKQGKTTSHSQVRRFDVKTFAFLDPHTGHPSGEEMYFYCWVEICTDDDDCAQSCALISSEGERRRRRRRRGTTSESDQLHLVSSGPLLLGQNNTEVEENPCVRQNTMFQVTVYILSGVGAALLLVLLFTLWSSLAKCQKTETQQACDARVDIEQCQ; encoded by the exons ATGAAGAAGACGCCAGATCGGAGGCGACAGCTCGCCCTGCCGAGAGTCACCTGCGCGGTCCGAAGTATAAAAGCTGTGTTCGGTCCAACAGTCAAAAGGAATATACATGTCAGAG aTATGTCAGGGGCCATGGTCCCAGTGCCAGAGGACTCCTGTGGCGTGAGAGTTGGTagagagaaaaaccaaaacctcCTCTTCTACAGCAGATATGACAGCTGCTACGTGCAGATCGag GGCTACAAAGTGGTCATACCTCTGCAGGTCCAGCTGACCGGAGAGGATCAATGGTTCAGCGTCAACATCAGCTGTCCCCTGATAAAGAGAAGCCGAGAGGAGACTCCGTCCAACCCGACAC TGTTGCCTGGAGAGTGCGGCACGGACAGAGCTCTGCGAGTGGGCTGCGGCCATCGAACCATTTCTAGTGATGCCTGCGACAAACTAGGATGCTGCTACGATGGTCATGATTTCACCTGCTACTACAGACTCAATG CCTGCTCTGTGGACGGACACTTTGTGTTCTCAGTGAAGGCCACAGACACGGACCCGCCGATCACTCCCAGCAGCCTCATAGTCAAGGATCAGCCACAGTGTTTCCCCGAGGTCACCACTCCAGACACGGCTGTCTTCAAGATTGGAGTCACGGACTGTGGCGCGAAGAAGAAG GTAGATGGAGATGTTGTGATCTATgaggtggaagtggaggagcTGTACTCTGAAAATAGAGCAAGACATTCTCCattcag CGTTGGGGTTTTCAGTCTCCAGGTCCAGTGTGAATATGCGGCGGCAGACCTGAAGCGCGCAGCAGACTTGCGGTCCCTGTATGCGGTGACGAACCCCCCACCTGTGGTTGCACTGGGAACCATCAGAGTGCAGATGAGAATAGCCACAG ATGCATCGTTCACATCCTTCTTTCCCGAAGAGCAGCTTCCACTAACTTTGCCCCTGCGCGAAGCTGCGTATGTAGAAGTTTCGATCGCCCAACCGTCCCCGGACCCCACGCTTTCCCTGCGTGTGCAGGACTGCTTTGCCTACCCCGGGTCCAGACACTCTGTGTGGATGCTTCTCTATGATGG ATGCCCAAATCCTTTGGATAACATGAGAAGCTCTGTCCCCGTTGACAAGCAGGGGAAGACTACCTCCCACTCCCAAGTGAGGAGGTTTGATGTCAAGACCTTTGCCTTCTTGGACCCTCACACAGGCCATCCAAGTGGGGAGGAA ATGTACTTCTATTGTTGGGTGGAAATCTGCACAGATGATGACGACTGTGCACAGAGCTGTGCCCTCATTT CATctgagggtgagaggaggaggaggaggaggagaagagggaccACGTCCGAGTCCGACCAGCTCCATTTGGTGTCCTCGGGGCCGCTGCTGCTGGGTCAGAACAACACCGAAGTGGAAGAGAATCCATGCGTGAGACAGAACACAA